The genomic region TTTTCTACACCAATAGTTGATACCATAAAAGGTTTTCCAGCTAATGTTCCTAATTCCCATCCACTACCAGGATATTCATAAACTGGTACTCCAGACATTTTAGAATAATATAGAATATCTGCCTTTAAATCAGTCCTTAAGGTAGATGCTATTATTACTGCCTTAATTTTGCCTAATTTTAAGTTTTTTATTGTTCTTCTTGCCCCAAATATTACCTTTCCTGTTTTTAAAAGTGTTTTTAATTCTGATTCAAATGATATTTGTTGAGACATTTTATCACCTCACTCCAGGCTTCATGAGAAGCTCAACCATTCCAGTTCCAAGTTTAATAGGTTGCCCAATAATAATATTTTCTACTACTCCTCTAAACTCTTCCACGTCACCTCTTGCTGCAGCGTCTAATAAATGTTTAACTGTTACTTCAAAGGCAGCTTTTGCAAATACACTAGTTTTTTCTCCAGTTACGCCATGTCTTCCAATTTGCCTAACTTCTCCGGTTCTGGTCATTATATCGGCAACTAGCTCAACATGCCTTATATCCACATCTAAACCTTGATCGTCTAATACTTTCTTAATTTCTCTAGTTATTAATTCTCTTGCGGCTTCAATTCCCAATACGTTTTCTACTTCGTGAAGATTATTTGTTTCTATCCTACTTACATCCACTCCTTTAATTCCTAATACTCCTTCTAAGTTAGATCCATCTGTTATAATCACGTATTCATCTCCTCTTTTTTGCACTATTGCTCTTTTTATTCCTTTAATACCTTTAATTTTAGTATTAAGTATCTTTTCTCTTGCTTTAAATAATCCGGTTATACTATCCATATTCTGGAAAGTGACGGTAATTGTTAATTCATCTGGTCTATCAATAGTAAAGTCACCTAATTTTAGTTTTCTGATCACTTTTTCAACTTCGTCTGGCTCAATTCCTTTATCTTTTAGCATTTTCTCATCAAGATGAATTATAAGAGCCATAGAAGCCATATCTATGCTGGTAGAATCTACGACGTTCTCAATTTTTGTGTATTCTATTTTCCTAGCTATAGAAATTGCCTTTTCCCTATCTGTTTTATATTCATCTGTAAGATAGATAGTCATCATTGGTGTAGATGGAACTTTTCTTGCGTCTACTATTTCTATTAATCTTGGTAAACCTAAAGTTACATTTAACTCTCTAACTCCAGCAAAGTGGAATGTCCTTAAAGTCATCTGAGTACCCGGCTCCCCAATTGATTGGGCAGCTACTACGCCTGCAGCTTCTCCAGGATTTATTAGCGATACGTCATAATCTTTTAGCGTCAAATTAATTATCTTATCAATTTCCTCCTTAGTTATATTTGCTGGATATGAGATTATTGCATCTCTTAACTTCTGAATAACGGTATCTGGAATTTTACCACTTAATGAAGATAATTTTTCTTCCAAATATTTTTTATCTTCCTCATTAATCATAAATTATCACCTCTTCCAACCTACAACCCTTTCTAGAATTCTATTTACATCAACAGTTTTACCGTGAGAGCTATACATTGGATGTACGCCATCGCCTCCATATAAAGTTTGTATTACCTCGCCATATAAAGTTCTTACGGTGCCATCATATTCTATTCTTAAATCTGACAACGCATTTATTAATCTTCTTTGCATGTAGCCGCTTTGCGAAGTCCTTACTGCAGTGTCTACTAAACCTTCTCTACCTGCAGCTGCGTGGAAGAACAATTCTATAGGATTTAATCCGCTTCTAAATGATGAGTATATGAAACCTCTAGCTTCTGCAGATATATCATTGCGTTTAAAGTGAGGTAACGCTCTCTCATAATACCCTCTAGATATTCTTTCACCTCTTACTGATTGTTGCCCTAGCATTGCTGCCATTTGAGTTATATTTAGAACGCTACCTCTAGCACCAGTTCTTGCCATAATATACACATTATTAAATGGATCTAAGTCAGCTGCTGCAATCTCACCAGCATCGTTTCTTAATTTATCTAACGTATCTAGGATATAACTTTCCAAGCTTTCCTCTAAAGTTCTACCGGGTATTTGCTCTAGTTCTCCTTTTTCATACTTTGCAATTAGCTCTTGAACTTGTTTATCAGCCTGCTTTGCTTTTTCAGCTATTTTTGCCATAGCTTCTTGCGAAATAGTTACATCGTCAATAGTCATTGTAAGTCCGTGAATTTCTATATACCTTATAAATACCTTGAATATGTTATCCATTAACCACAATCCGTAATCCTCTGGATACTCTCTAATTAACCAATGAAGTATGCTTTCTGGCTGTTGATTACCTAAGGCTTTCTTGTCGAATACTCCTTCTAATAGCTTTCCATTTTTAATAACTATGTAAGAATCGTGCGGGCAATCTTCATCAGTGCATAATCTAGGACCGCTTGCTATGTTAGCTTGACCATGATAATTAAAGTCCTCCGGTAGGAATAAACTTACTACTTGCTTTCCTGTGTATAATCTCTTAGGTGCTAATATTGCAGGCTCTCCAATATCTTTAGATATGTTTGCTACTCCAAGTATAGTTTGTACTTCATCCTCTGTTAAAAGCGTAGTTTTTACAGTAAGTAAATAAGCGCCGCTGATATAATCTTGAGCAGAACCCATAATAGGACCTCCATATCTAGGAGTTAAGATGTTCTTATGTACTGTCATTAATTCCTTGGCTTCTGCAATAGCTTCTTCTGACTGTGGTACGTGCAAGTTCATTTCATCTCCATCAAAGTCTGCGTTGTATGGTGGACATACAAGCAAGTTTAATCTGAAAGTTCTACCCGGTAATACTTTAACTTTGTGAGCCATCATAGAAATTCTGTGTAAAGATGGTTGTCTATTGAATATCACAATATCACCGTCTATTAGATGTCTTTCAACTATAAAACCGGGAGCTAATGTCGACGCAAACTCCTTCCTGTCTTTTACATAACGTAAATCAATTCTTCTACCATCTGGCTTTATAACGTAATTTGCTCCAGGCCATTTGTCTGGACCATTTAGCACGTATTCCCTCATTCTTTCAATATTCCACTTTGTAACCCTTTCTGGAACTGTAAGTATTTTTGCAATATCTATGGGAACTCCTACTTCATCAATACTTATGTTAGGATCAGGAGATATTACAGTTCTTGAGGAAAAGTCAACTCTTTTACCGGATAGATTGCCTCTAAATCTACCTTCTTTACCTTTTAATCTTTGTGCTAGAGTTCTTAACGGCCTACCTGATCTATGTTTTGATGTAGGTAAGCCTGGAATTTCATTATCAAAATACGTTGCAACATGATATTGTAATAGGTCCCATAGATCTTCTACTATTAATTGTGGAGCTCCTGCATCTATGCTTTCTTTTAATCTTTCGTTAATTCTAACTATATCTACAAGTTTGTGTGTTAAATCGTCTTCGGCTCTAATTCCATTTTCTATCATAATTGATGGTCTTATTGTAATAGGCGGTACTGGTAGGACAGTTAGTATCATCCATTCGGGCCTACTAGTTTTAGGATCGTATCCTAATAGTTCTACATCATCGTCAGGTATTCTTTCAAGCCTATCCCTTATATCTACTGGAGTTAACCTAACTACACCTTCTTTTCTCTCTTCGTAGAAATTGTATGGTTTTTCAAGCTTTATCTTCAATTGTTTCTCTCCACAGTGCGGGCAAACTGGAGCTTTCATTGAAGATTTCTTTATATGCTCTACAAGTCTTTTAGCAGCTGAAGGCCATCTCTTATTTATAGCATGATAAATCCTTC from Acidianus ambivalens harbors:
- the rpoA2 gene encoding DNA-directed RNA polymerase subunit A'' codes for the protein MINEEDKKYLEEKLSSLSGKIPDTVIQKLRDAIISYPANITKEEIDKIINLTLKDYDVSLINPGEAAGVVAAQSIGEPGTQMTLRTFHFAGVRELNVTLGLPRLIEIVDARKVPSTPMMTIYLTDEYKTDREKAISIARKIEYTKIENVVDSTSIDMASMALIIHLDEKMLKDKGIEPDEVEKVIRKLKLGDFTIDRPDELTITVTFQNMDSITGLFKAREKILNTKIKGIKGIKRAIVQKRGDEYVIITDGSNLEGVLGIKGVDVSRIETNNLHEVENVLGIEAARELITREIKKVLDDQGLDVDIRHVELVADIMTRTGEVRQIGRHGVTGEKTSVFAKAAFEVTVKHLLDAAARGDVEEFRGVVENIIIGQPIKLGTGMVELLMKPGVR
- the rpoA1 gene encoding DNA-directed RNA polymerase subunit A', with translation MSEKIIKGVKFGILSPDEIRKMSVTAIITSEVYDEDGTPIEGSVMDPRLGVIEPGQRCPTCGNMMGNCPGHFGHIELVKPVIHVGFVKHIYDLLRATCRRCGRIKLEDQELERYRRIYHAINKRWPSAAKRLVEHIKKSSMKAPVCPHCGEKQLKIKLEKPYNFYEERKEGVVRLTPVDIRDRLERIPDDDVELLGYDPKTSRPEWMILTVLPVPPITIRPSIMIENGIRAEDDLTHKLVDIVRINERLKESIDAGAPQLIVEDLWDLLQYHVATYFDNEIPGLPTSKHRSGRPLRTLAQRLKGKEGRFRGNLSGKRVDFSSRTVISPDPNISIDEVGVPIDIAKILTVPERVTKWNIERMREYVLNGPDKWPGANYVIKPDGRRIDLRYVKDRKEFASTLAPGFIVERHLIDGDIVIFNRQPSLHRISMMAHKVKVLPGRTFRLNLLVCPPYNADFDGDEMNLHVPQSEEAIAEAKELMTVHKNILTPRYGGPIMGSAQDYISGAYLLTVKTTLLTEDEVQTILGVANISKDIGEPAILAPKRLYTGKQVVSLFLPEDFNYHGQANIASGPRLCTDEDCPHDSYIVIKNGKLLEGVFDKKALGNQQPESILHWLIREYPEDYGLWLMDNIFKVFIRYIEIHGLTMTIDDVTISQEAMAKIAEKAKQADKQVQELIAKYEKGELEQIPGRTLEESLESYILDTLDKLRNDAGEIAAADLDPFNNVYIMARTGARGSVLNITQMAAMLGQQSVRGERISRGYYERALPHFKRNDISAEARGFIYSSFRSGLNPIELFFHAAAGREGLVDTAVRTSQSGYMQRRLINALSDLRIEYDGTVRTLYGEVIQTLYGGDGVHPMYSSHGKTVDVNRILERVVGWKR
- a CDS encoding 50S ribosomal protein L30e produces the protein MSQQISFESELKTLLKTGKVIFGARRTIKNLKLGKIKAVIIASTLRTDLKADILYYSKMSGVPVYEYPGSGWELGTLAGKPFMVSTIGVENEGDSKILQLAKPVS